Proteins found in one Saccharopolyspora phatthalungensis genomic segment:
- the glnA gene encoding type I glutamate--ammonia ligase, giving the protein MFNTPEEVLRFISDEDVQFIDVRFCDLPGIMQHFAVPAKSFAAEMFDEGIAFDGSSVRGFQSIHESDMLLLPDPYTARLDPFRTAKTLILNFFVHDPFTLQPYSRDPRNIARKAEQYLAESGIADLAYFGPEAEFYLFDSVRFASAENTSFHEIDAVEGWWNTGRAEEGGNQGYKIKYKAGYFPVPPTDHLADLRDEIVRNLIDAGFTVEKAHHEVGTAGQAEINYKFNTLLHAADDLQLYKYIVKNTAWQDGKTATFMPKPLFGDNGSGMHTHQSLWLNGRPLFYDETGYAGLSDLARHYIGGILHHAPSLLGFTNPTVNSYHRMVPGFEAPVNLVYSQRNRSACIRIPVTGTSPKAKRIEFRCPDSSGNPYLAFAAMMLAGLDGIANKIEPPEPIDKDLYELPPEEAGTVVQVPSSLEAVLNSLEADHEFLLRGDVFTPDVIETWLAFKREHEIDPLRLRPTPHEFELYYDV; this is encoded by the coding sequence ATGTTCAACACTCCGGAGGAGGTCCTGCGGTTCATCTCCGACGAGGATGTGCAGTTCATCGACGTGCGGTTCTGCGACCTTCCGGGCATCATGCAGCACTTCGCGGTGCCCGCGAAGTCCTTCGCCGCCGAGATGTTCGACGAGGGCATCGCGTTCGACGGGTCGTCGGTGCGTGGTTTCCAGTCGATCCACGAATCGGACATGTTGCTGCTGCCCGACCCCTACACCGCGCGGCTGGATCCGTTCCGCACCGCGAAGACGCTGATCCTCAACTTCTTCGTGCACGACCCGTTCACCTTGCAGCCCTACAGCCGGGACCCGCGCAACATCGCGCGCAAGGCGGAGCAGTACCTCGCCGAATCCGGCATCGCCGACCTCGCCTACTTCGGGCCGGAAGCCGAGTTCTACCTCTTCGACTCGGTGCGGTTCGCCAGCGCGGAGAACACTTCGTTCCACGAGATCGACGCCGTGGAGGGCTGGTGGAACACCGGTCGAGCCGAAGAGGGCGGCAACCAGGGCTACAAGATCAAGTACAAGGCGGGGTACTTTCCCGTCCCGCCCACCGACCACCTGGCGGATCTGCGCGACGAGATCGTGCGGAACCTGATCGATGCGGGTTTCACCGTGGAGAAGGCCCACCACGAAGTCGGCACCGCAGGCCAAGCCGAGATCAACTACAAATTCAATACGCTGCTGCACGCCGCCGACGACCTGCAGCTCTACAAGTACATCGTGAAGAACACCGCGTGGCAGGACGGCAAGACGGCCACGTTCATGCCCAAACCGCTCTTCGGCGACAACGGGTCCGGCATGCACACCCATCAGTCGCTGTGGCTCAACGGCCGGCCGTTGTTCTACGACGAGACGGGCTACGCGGGCCTATCCGATCTAGCACGGCACTACATCGGCGGCATCCTGCACCACGCACCGAGCCTGCTGGGATTCACTAATCCGACGGTCAACTCCTACCACCGCATGGTGCCCGGCTTCGAGGCACCGGTAAACCTCGTCTATTCGCAGCGCAACCGCTCGGCCTGCATCCGCATCCCGGTCACGGGCACCAGCCCGAAGGCCAAGCGGATCGAATTCCGCTGCCCGGACTCGTCCGGGAACCCGTACCTGGCCTTCGCGGCGATGATGCTGGCTGGCCTGGACGGCATCGCCAACAAGATCGAACCGCCGGAGCCCATCGACAAGGACCTCTACGAGCTACCGCCCGAGGAAGCCGGCACCGTCGTGCAGGTTCCCTCCTCGCTGGAGGCCGTGCTGAACAGCCTCGAAGCGGACCATGAGTTCCTGCTGCGTGGTGA